One Candidatus Cardinium hertigii DNA window includes the following coding sequences:
- a CDS encoding sodium:solute symporter family transporter has translation MILFNNLPLVMVVGFLLLTFVVGLYYSRKVTTFREYAIGNKDFATATLVATMLATTFSGGGLLRGVEQTHAQGIFWILFGLSVSIAYLLLSPLMLRMGPFMQHLSLAESIGTSYGKMPRLVVALVSVIGNVIMVTTQIIAMTKAIEVCLDLSNSDNAKVMQASIPGIATLIVIGYSMFGGIRSVTFTDVLQFITFTAIIPLVAWFIFKSTDKSVLEVASILHKEPKFQLTSCLHINKLLALTTLFLASLVGFIDPIIIQRAYMASSPIQARKLFIHAGTFGFIINLFITLIALFLFVKAPTLSTNQIWPYVFKSIPPIFKGFIAVSLLAMAMSTADSMLNTCAVLVSHDIVSSIQTTKGIADKYKLSLARCTVLIVGSCAMLLAFQKSDLLALLKLAFAFSIPIITAPFLLAVYGFRSSSRTALIGMATGVSAILAWNRWIEPITDIDGAFPCMLANGLAMLAAHYLLPQPAGTGWIPPDKIYQQRQQEKARIARRSKQERERFFSKENLIKLKPSRTGLLLSGIYLLVIGVATFGYCYDYSQSLYSYSLLLLPCMGLLYMGCSVYGYQTIPDRAIGICWFISVLVGFPFHLLFSCFLCQTLLVPFILFFTHGTVLLWTLPFYWSLRALAITTGGMLIAICCCKATVVWPDPMIVLPLVGVGSFLVMLVVYLKKQNRIQQERVAYFLQKQATQEAYELKKLAYSEELPTASPQSLLAQEGTILEKAIQNVTQSIAFVDSTTPFLKEDFQSIIDKFAEWAYYLKQRAKRQDQLLLQPTAIPLEALIDAGEVAYQKEKGYLPGLWVEEVVNIPDTMLGDREQLVRLLFLALNHVRQSSASFRSPITLQLQLTQLRYKKREPLEADGDPDCISFPALALVLRTENKNIPLSTLQAVYDVEDASTTQPMDPFVSPQMVNLRKENLASIVHAHYGFLLLPHAEQLVCLLPLDVTQVREEMLALSLPREAGTQEEASITPHEKTASLATLSSFHDWIPSFESIDPFLIAEILLLLRRCYGFKRHASGQLFYVRAVGIAEWVAAWTDGHAKLVYATLLYDLVRYTRLPLSYIKANYPLIVYCFVENVIAVDSRERLEESLLAVANRFKKSLQKEHISVLYVKLAERLYDLKHASGYKDPAVVQAMAKESLTIDVELAQRYGESGMAILLKQAAEEVLLISKP, from the coding sequence ATGATACTATTCAATAATTTACCGCTTGTAATGGTAGTAGGGTTCTTGCTACTAACCTTCGTAGTAGGGCTGTATTACAGTAGGAAAGTAACCACTTTTCGGGAATATGCCATAGGCAATAAGGACTTTGCTACGGCTACGTTAGTAGCGACCATGCTGGCCACTACTTTTAGCGGAGGAGGCTTATTGCGTGGTGTAGAACAAACCCATGCACAGGGGATTTTCTGGATACTATTTGGCTTATCTGTCTCTATCGCTTATTTATTGTTAAGTCCTTTAATGTTGCGCATGGGGCCTTTTATGCAGCATCTCTCTTTAGCAGAAAGCATCGGTACTTCCTATGGGAAAATGCCTAGATTGGTTGTTGCTTTGGTTTCCGTTATTGGAAACGTTATCATGGTGACCACGCAAATTATTGCTATGACTAAAGCTATCGAAGTATGTCTAGACTTAAGTAATAGCGACAACGCAAAGGTAATGCAAGCTAGCATACCAGGAATAGCTACCCTTATAGTTATAGGTTATTCTATGTTTGGTGGTATTCGTTCGGTTACTTTTACCGATGTATTACAGTTTATAACTTTTACGGCTATTATTCCTTTGGTAGCCTGGTTTATATTTAAGTCAACTGACAAGTCAGTGTTAGAGGTAGCTTCCATCCTGCACAAAGAACCAAAATTTCAGTTGACTAGCTGTCTGCATATAAATAAACTATTAGCGCTAACCACATTGTTTCTAGCCAGTTTAGTTGGTTTCATAGACCCTATTATTATACAACGGGCCTATATGGCTTCTAGTCCTATACAGGCTAGAAAGCTGTTTATACATGCTGGAACCTTCGGTTTTATAATCAATTTGTTTATAACCTTAATAGCACTTTTCCTTTTTGTTAAGGCGCCAACATTATCAACAAATCAAATTTGGCCCTATGTATTTAAAAGTATTCCCCCTATTTTTAAAGGGTTTATTGCTGTTAGTTTACTAGCTATGGCCATGTCTACGGCTGATTCTATGTTAAATACATGTGCCGTCCTAGTAAGCCACGATATAGTAAGTAGTATACAAACTACTAAAGGAATAGCAGATAAATACAAACTTAGTTTAGCGCGATGTACTGTTTTAATAGTAGGTAGCTGTGCTATGCTATTGGCCTTTCAGAAAAGTGATTTACTCGCTTTGTTGAAGCTTGCTTTTGCTTTCTCTATTCCCATCATAACCGCTCCTTTTCTCTTAGCTGTATATGGCTTTCGCAGCAGTTCCCGTACAGCGTTAATAGGAATGGCTACTGGCGTATCGGCCATTTTAGCTTGGAACCGATGGATTGAACCAATAACTGATATAGATGGTGCCTTTCCTTGTATGCTAGCCAACGGCTTAGCCATGCTAGCTGCCCATTACTTACTGCCCCAGCCAGCAGGAACAGGATGGATACCTCCTGATAAGATTTACCAGCAAAGACAGCAGGAAAAGGCAAGAATCGCAAGGCGTAGTAAACAAGAAAGGGAACGCTTTTTTTCGAAAGAAAATTTAATAAAGCTTAAGCCGTCTAGAACAGGGTTGTTGTTATCAGGTATTTATTTACTTGTTATAGGAGTTGCTACCTTTGGCTATTGCTATGATTATAGCCAAAGTCTATACAGCTATAGCTTATTGCTATTGCCTTGTATGGGTTTGCTCTACATGGGATGTTCCGTCTATGGCTACCAGACTATTCCAGATAGGGCAATAGGGATCTGTTGGTTTATAAGTGTATTAGTTGGATTCCCTTTCCATCTTCTCTTTAGCTGCTTCCTATGCCAAACACTTTTGGTCCCCTTTATTTTATTTTTTACCCATGGAACAGTTCTATTGTGGACACTTCCGTTCTATTGGAGCCTAAGAGCGCTAGCTATTACGACAGGGGGTATGCTAATAGCTATTTGCTGTTGTAAAGCAACGGTAGTATGGCCTGATCCTATGATAGTATTGCCTTTGGTAGGAGTGGGCTCATTTCTAGTAATGTTGGTTGTGTATTTAAAAAAACAAAATAGAATTCAGCAGGAACGGGTAGCCTATTTCCTGCAAAAACAAGCTACACAAGAAGCCTATGAACTAAAAAAATTAGCCTATAGTGAAGAACTCCCTACTGCTTCTCCTCAAAGCCTCTTAGCCCAAGAGGGAACTATTTTAGAAAAAGCCATCCAAAATGTTACGCAATCTATTGCCTTTGTAGATAGTACCACTCCCTTCCTTAAGGAAGACTTCCAAAGCATCATCGATAAATTTGCAGAATGGGCTTACTATTTAAAGCAGCGAGCTAAACGCCAAGACCAGCTTCTTTTACAACCGACTGCTATCCCATTAGAAGCGCTTATCGATGCAGGAGAGGTGGCCTACCAAAAAGAAAAAGGTTACTTACCTGGTTTATGGGTAGAGGAAGTCGTAAATATACCCGATACCATGCTAGGCGATAGGGAGCAGTTGGTACGGCTTCTCTTCCTGGCTCTTAACCATGTAAGGCAATCCAGCGCTTCCTTTCGTTCCCCTATTACGCTACAGCTGCAACTTACCCAATTGCGCTACAAAAAGAGAGAACCGCTTGAAGCGGATGGAGATCCTGATTGTATCTCTTTTCCTGCGTTGGCTTTGGTATTGCGTACAGAAAATAAAAATATCCCCCTATCTACCCTACAAGCAGTATATGACGTAGAAGACGCTTCCACTACCCAACCAATGGATCCTTTTGTATCTCCGCAAATGGTAAACCTTCGCAAAGAAAATTTAGCATCGATTGTGCATGCGCACTATGGGTTTCTGTTGTTGCCCCATGCAGAACAGTTGGTCTGCCTACTCCCCCTAGATGTAACCCAAGTAAGAGAGGAGATGCTAGCACTTTCCTTACCGAGGGAAGCCGGTACCCAAGAGGAAGCCTCTATTACGCCCCATGAAAAGACCGCATCATTAGCAACATTGTCGTCGTTTCATGATTGGATTCCTTCCTTTGAAAGTATAGATCCTTTCCTTATTGCAGAAATACTGCTCTTACTGCGGCGCTGCTATGGATTTAAACGGCATGCATCGGGGCAGCTTTTTTATGTACGGGCCGTAGGGATTGCTGAGTGGGTAGCTGCCTGGACAGATGGCCATGCTAAACTGGTTTATGCGACGCTGCTGTATGATTTGGTCCGCTATACCAGACTGCCGCTTTCCTATATCAAAGCCAATTATCCCCTAATCGTTTACTGCTTTGTAGAAAACGTAATAGCTGTCGATAGCCGGGAGCGTTTAGAGGAATCGCTGCTGGCTGTCGCTAATCGCTTTAAGAAATCCTTACAAAAAGAGCATATTTCTGTACTCTATGTGAAGCTGGCAGAGCGGTTATATGATTTAAAGCATGCTTCCGGATACAAAGATCCCGCTGTTGTACAAGCCATGGCCAAAGAAAGTTTAACCATCGATGTGGAATTGGCCCAGCGCTATGGAGAATCAGGCATGGCGATCCTCTTGAAGCAGGCAGCGGAGGAAGTATTGCTTATAAGCAAACCATAG
- a CDS encoding Rpn family recombination-promoting nuclease/putative transposase, with amino-acid sequence MTHHLKHDALIKKILTDQLAAQEFLEHYLPADFKALVDLSQITIEKESFVEDNLKRKLTDLIYSVKTKNQEKAFVYVLIEAQVIPDHWMALRLWKYMLLLCERNRKNKDRLPLLCPIVIYHGSRTYHAPRNLWQLFSNPEQAKKLMAEDYQLIDLQSMSDDAILKKRQLAMFEYLLKHIHQRDILKLWSELFTKCKHVLLVDKEKDYICIKALLWYSDAKLPEEKQAALERILSDHLSKEETATIMRTIAQKYIEEGRQKGIMQGLEKGMMQGMEKGMEKGMEKGMEQGIIQGMEQGMVQGMMQGKIEIAKAMLANGAEISFIEKITGLNTAFIDSLQA; translated from the coding sequence ATGACCCACCATCTAAAGCATGATGCGTTAATCAAGAAGATCTTAACGGATCAACTAGCTGCACAAGAATTCCTAGAACACTATTTACCAGCTGACTTTAAAGCACTTGTTGATTTAAGTCAAATCACCATAGAAAAAGAATCTTTTGTTGAAGATAACCTTAAAAGAAAACTAACCGATCTTATTTATTCTGTTAAAACCAAAAATCAGGAAAAAGCTTTTGTCTATGTTTTAATTGAGGCACAAGTTATACCAGATCATTGGATGGCATTACGGCTATGGAAATACATGCTTTTATTATGCGAACGAAATAGGAAAAATAAAGATAGGTTGCCCTTACTATGTCCCATTGTAATTTATCATGGCTCTAGAACATACCATGCACCTAGGAATTTATGGCAATTGTTTAGCAATCCCGAACAAGCCAAAAAATTAATGGCTGAAGATTATCAGCTCATTGATTTACAGAGCATGTCAGATGATGCCATTTTAAAGAAAAGACAGTTGGCTATGTTTGAATATTTACTCAAACACATCCATCAACGCGATATATTAAAATTATGGTCAGAATTATTTACAAAGTGCAAACATGTCCTCTTAGTAGATAAAGAAAAAGATTATATTTGTATAAAGGCTTTGTTATGGTATAGTGATGCGAAGTTACCAGAAGAAAAGCAGGCGGCATTAGAACGGATCCTTTCGGATCATTTATCTAAGGAAGAAACAGCTACGATTATGAGAACGATTGCACAAAAATACATCGAGGAAGGCAGACAAAAGGGAATAATGCAAGGCCTGGAGAAGGGTATGATGCAAGGTATGGAGAAAGGCATGGAAAAGGGCATGGAAAAGGGCATGGAGCAAGGGATAATACAAGGCATGGAACAGGGCATGGTGCAAGGCATGATGCAAGGTAAAATAGAAATAGCGAAAGCCATGCTAGCAAATGGTGCTGAGATCTCCTTTATTGAGAAAATTACTGGACTTAATACGGCTTTTATTGATTCACTGCAAGCCTAA